A stretch of Eleutherodactylus coqui strain aEleCoq1 chromosome 2, aEleCoq1.hap1, whole genome shotgun sequence DNA encodes these proteins:
- the PDLIM2 gene encoding PDZ and LIM domain protein 2, translating into MSWLQEDSEVYKMLHGNQETRASPRQSSSFKLLQEALENNPEGASNLPSRLSPNVQKPVSSIQKPAPPPLRQCEKCNRGIHDVAVRISEGRYRHPACYVCEDCGLNLRMRGHFWAGDELVCEKHARARHNSGSPRT; encoded by the exons ATGAGCTGGCTTCAAGAAGACTCCGAGGTCTACAAGATGCTGCATGGAAACCAGGAGACCAGAGCATCCCCGAGACaatccagcagcttcaagttactgcAGGAAGCCCTGGAGAACAACCCTGAAG GTGCTTCCAATTTACCCAGCAGATTGTCACCCAATGTTCAGAAGCCTGTTAGCAGCATCCAGAAACCTGCACCTCCTCCACTGCGGCAATGCGAAAAGTGCAACAGAGGCATCCA TGACGTAGCGGTGAGGATCTCAGAAGGTCGCTACCGTCATCCAGCGTGCTACGTGTGTGAAGACTGTGGCCTTAACCTACGCATGAGAGGACACTTTTGGGCAGGCGACGAGCTGGTCTGTGAGAAACATGCCCGGGCTAGGCATAACTCAGGATCTCCACGCACATGA